The [Clostridium] celerecrescens 18A genomic sequence GGAAACACCCTGCGGATATACCTTTATGCCCAAAAGGCATGGGCAGAAATGAGGAAACACCCTGCGGGTATACCTTTATGCCCAAAAGGCATGGGCAGAAATGAGGAAAGCATGAAGTTTTTTTATAATTTTGAACACAGATTCAGAAAGTATGCGATTCCGAATCTGATGTACTATATCATCGGTATGTATGGTGTGGGACTCTTAATGGAGATGCTTGCACCGGGATTTTACTGGCAGTACCTGTCCCTTGACGCCGGGAAGATACTTAGCGGCCAGGTGTGGAGAATAGCCACTTTTATGATTTACCCGCCGGGAGGCGGCACGTTCTTAAGCCTGATCAGCATGTATTTGTATTACATGCTGGGAGTAAACTTAGAGAGGATCTGGGGAGCATTCCGTTTTAACGTCTATTTCTTCATGGGAGTCATCGGTCATGTTGCGGCGGCGCTGATCGTGTATATTTTCATGGGAAAGACGGTATATCTGACAACGGAATTTCTCAATTATTCCCTGTTCTTTGCCTTTGCCGCCACATTTCCGGATTTGGAATTCCTTTTGTTTTTCGTGATTCCTATAAAAGCCAAATGGCTGGCCATCTTTAACGGAATTTATTTCCTGTATGGCTTTATCACTGGTAATATAGCGACCAGAGTCACGATATTCATGTCCTTATTGAACTTCATCATCTTTTTTATTTTGACACGGAATTTAAGCCGGTTCAATCCGAAAGAGATCAGGAGAAAGCAAAATTTTAATAAGCAGATGAAGATAAAACCCCAGGGCTGGACACACCACCGGTGTGCCGTTTGCGGGCGGACCGAAAAAGACTCCCCAAACCTGGAATTCCGTTATTGTTCAAAATGCGAAGGCAGTTATGAATACTGTTCTGAGCATTTGTATACACATAAACATGTAACACCGTCCAACCCCACAACCGGTGATACGACCAACTAGCTACGGAGGATAACGATGAAGAGAACCAAGATTATTTGCACCATGGGACCTAATACCAACGATTACGCAATGATGAAGGCACTTGCCGAGCACGGCATGGATGTTGCCAGATTCAACTTTTCACACGGTGATTACGAGGAGCAGAAGATGCGCCTTGATTTACTGAAGAGCATCCGTGAGGAACTTGATCTTCCGATTGCAGCGCTACTTGATACAAAAGGACCGGAGATCCGTACCGGACTTTTGAAGGATGGCAAAAAGGTGAATCTGAAAGAGGGAGAAATCTATATCCTGACAACAGAGGAAATCGTTGGAGATGAAACAAAAGGACATATAAACTATGGTGGCCTGAATGAAGATGTAGTCCCAGGAAACCGTATCCTCATTGACGATGGCCTGATTGAACTGGAAGTCATCGAGGTAAAGGGCAAAGAGATTACGTGCAAGATCATTAACGGCGGTGAGCTGGGAGAGAGAAAAGGCGTCAATGTTCCTAATGTTAAGGTAAAGCTTCCGGCACTTACAGATAAGGATAAAATGGATATAAAGTTTGGTATCGAGCAGGGCTTTGATTTCATTGCAGCTTCCTTTGTGCGTACCGCTGATGCCATTAACGAAATAAAGAAAATCCTGGATGATCATGGTTCCAATATGGCCGTAATTGCCAAGATCGAAAACGCAGAAGGCATTGAAAACCTGGATGATATCATCGAAGCCAGCGACGGCATCATGGTTGCCCGCGGCGACATGGGAGTTGAGATCCCGGCCCAGGAGGTTCCGTTCATCCAGAAGCGAATCATCGAAAAATGTAACGAGGCCTGCAAACCTGTTATTACGGCAACCCAGATGTTAGATTCCATGATCCGCAATCCCCGCCCAACCAGAGCAGAGGTAACGGACGTGGCTAATGCAGTTTATGACGGAACGGATGCTGTAATGCTTTCCGGCGAAACCGCTATGGGTAAATATCCGGTTGAAGCTCTTTCCATGATGGCGTCCATCGTAGAGGAGACAGAAAAGCATCTGGATTACAGCGCATACAGAGAGCGCAAGGTTTCTGCTGTTAATGTGCATAATGTATCCAATGCTGTATGTTATTCTTCTGTTGCCACTGCCCATGATCTGGGAGCCAGAGTAATTGTTGCTCCAAGCATCACCGGCTTCACGACAAGACTGTTATCCAAATGGAGACCGGAAAGCCTGATCATCGGCCTGTCACCAAGTGCTTCTGCCCTTCGCCAGATGCAGTTATACTGGGGCGTAAAGCCATTCCATGGAAAGCGTGCGGAGTCCACGGACGTTTTGATTTATTCCTCCATGGAGCTGTTAAAGTCAAAAGGCATTGTCAAGGAAAATGAAACGGTAGTGGTAACTGCCGGTGTAGTAAATCCGGTAAGAAAAAATGAGCCGGCAGCTCATACCAACATCATGAGGATCGTAACCGTAGATTAAGGGATGCCCGTGAGTAAGTAAAAACGCAGGATCTGCAAGCGTGCATTGCGGATTGCCCCTTCTATGAATAATTATACAAAAAAGTGTAGACAAAGGAGTCTATCCCCGGTACAATGTAGCTTACAGCAGATGTGCCGGAGACAGGCTCTTTTTGCATATGGTAAGCTACGAGAGGAGAGGAAAGCTATGGACAAGAGACCATTTGTTACTAAGGAAAAGTTAGAAGAAATCGTGAGAGAATATCCAACACCTTTTCATTTATACGATGAAAAGGGAATCAGGGAGAATGCCCAGAAGTTAAAGGAGGCGTTTTCCTGGAATAAAGGGTACCGGGAGTATTTTGCGGTAAAGGCCACGCCCAACCCATTTATCCTGAATATTTTAAAGGATCATGGGTGCGGAGCAGACTGTTCATCCATGACAGAGCTTATGATGTCTGATTGCCTTGGCTTTACCGGTTCTGATATCATGTTTTCGTCCAATGACACGCCTGCCGAGGAATTCCAGTATGCGGACAAAATCGGCGGTATCATCAATCTGGATGATATCACTCATATTGATTTTCTTAAAAAAGCCATCGGGCATATTCCGGAGACCATCAGCTGCCGTTATAATCCGGGCGGCATATTTAAGATCAGTAATGACATTATGGATAATCCGGGAGACTCCAAATATGGGATGACGACCGAGCAGATGTTTGAGGCCTTCCGTATATTGAAAAGCAATGGAGCCAAAAACTTCGGAATTCATGCATTTTTAGCAAGCAACACGGTAACCAATGAATATTATCCTCTTCTTGCAAAGGTGCTTTTCGAGCTTGCGGTAAAGCTTAAAAAGGAGACGGGAGCCCATATCTCTTTCATAAACTTATCAGGTGGGATCGGAATCCCTTACCGTCCGGGGGAAGAGTCCAATGACATCAAGGCCATCGGTGAAGGGGTCAGAGCCGTATATGAAGAAATTCTGGTGCCGGAAGGAATGGGAGATGTGGCTATTTACACAGAGCTTGGACGCTTCATGCTGGGACCTTACGGCGGACTGGTAACAAGGGTCATTCATGAGAAGCATACCCACAAGGAATACATCGGCGTGGATGCCTGTGCAGTTAATTTGATGAGACCGGCCATGTATGGGGCATATCATCATATCACTGTTATGGGGAAAGAGGGTGAGGTGTGCGGCCATAAATATGATGTGGTGGGCTCTCTCTG encodes the following:
- a CDS encoding rhomboid family protein gives rise to the protein MKFFYNFEHRFRKYAIPNLMYYIIGMYGVGLLMEMLAPGFYWQYLSLDAGKILSGQVWRIATFMIYPPGGGTFLSLISMYLYYMLGVNLERIWGAFRFNVYFFMGVIGHVAAALIVYIFMGKTVYLTTEFLNYSLFFAFAATFPDLEFLLFFVIPIKAKWLAIFNGIYFLYGFITGNIATRVTIFMSLLNFIIFFILTRNLSRFNPKEIRRKQNFNKQMKIKPQGWTHHRCAVCGRTEKDSPNLEFRYCSKCEGSYEYCSEHLYTHKHVTPSNPTTGDTTN
- the pyk gene encoding pyruvate kinase, translated to MKRTKIICTMGPNTNDYAMMKALAEHGMDVARFNFSHGDYEEQKMRLDLLKSIREELDLPIAALLDTKGPEIRTGLLKDGKKVNLKEGEIYILTTEEIVGDETKGHINYGGLNEDVVPGNRILIDDGLIELEVIEVKGKEITCKIINGGELGERKGVNVPNVKVKLPALTDKDKMDIKFGIEQGFDFIAASFVRTADAINEIKKILDDHGSNMAVIAKIENAEGIENLDDIIEASDGIMVARGDMGVEIPAQEVPFIQKRIIEKCNEACKPVITATQMLDSMIRNPRPTRAEVTDVANAVYDGTDAVMLSGETAMGKYPVEALSMMASIVEETEKHLDYSAYRERKVSAVNVHNVSNAVCYSSVATAHDLGARVIVAPSITGFTTRLLSKWRPESLIIGLSPSASALRQMQLYWGVKPFHGKRAESTDVLIYSSMELLKSKGIVKENETVVVTAGVVNPVRKNEPAAHTNIMRIVTVD
- a CDS encoding diaminopimelate decarboxylase — translated: MDKRPFVTKEKLEEIVREYPTPFHLYDEKGIRENAQKLKEAFSWNKGYREYFAVKATPNPFILNILKDHGCGADCSSMTELMMSDCLGFTGSDIMFSSNDTPAEEFQYADKIGGIINLDDITHIDFLKKAIGHIPETISCRYNPGGIFKISNDIMDNPGDSKYGMTTEQMFEAFRILKSNGAKNFGIHAFLASNTVTNEYYPLLAKVLFELAVKLKKETGAHISFINLSGGIGIPYRPGEESNDIKAIGEGVRAVYEEILVPEGMGDVAIYTELGRFMLGPYGGLVTRVIHEKHTHKEYIGVDACAVNLMRPAMYGAYHHITVMGKEGEVCGHKYDVVGSLCENNDKFAIDRNLPEISVGDLLFIHDTGAHGFAMGYNYNGKLKSAELLLKEDGSVQMIRRAETPRDYFATFDFCDVLKDMKY